The DNA segment GAGACCTTTCCAACGAATGCAAAACCGTGGAAATCGGTTCGTGCGTTCTGGAGTTATAGCGTCAGGAAGGAAAAAcccgacttatttttatattatagataattatCTTTCTTTAAACGAATTTTGGTATCGTTTCTGAAAAGTAAGATCTATCGATCTTTTTTGATTCcactgtttatattaattaaccacaatgttttatttttgctttaataaaatatgataaagagCTATAACAACATACAGTTAAATCtgcaatatgtataaaaataaaaactgaggatttttattaactaaaataaaatgtccaccaaatatttttagacatttaTCAAGACGTACATAACATGTCAGTTACTCTAACGTTGTATTTCTTTGCAGAGACCTCCAgggaaaaagtattataaacttTTGTATCTCTTTGGCAATTGGACTTAGTATATTGACGATCATGAAGATAATGGAATATTCAGATATGAACCTATGTGCAGTGCGCGGTATGATTATAAATGTGagaaatttgtataaatttcacaaatttgtatattaatttaatagaaaattggTATTTCAGGatttttagcatatttttttatgatcgcCAGTTTTTTCTGGACCAATGCCATATCAATACAAGTTCTAATAACAACGAGGTtagcttttttttatgttgtcactatactaataattattatagttacgGCTAGTCTAGAAGCGAAGTTGCGACTAGACACGAGTATTTATCGATGATAAATGATATGCTATCTCGGGTAGGAGCAATGGATTAGTATTAAAATAGTCTTCATATTGGATTGTCTTATTTTTTGAATACCAGATAAAATACGATGTTACAGGGTTATTTGAAAAAATCCAGCAACCTCGCAGGATTATATAATCCTATAAGCGGAAATTAaatcaagtatttatttttatatttaaataaaatctaacaaaataacaaaatttgtcGAACAAACATTGTTGTTTCTGATATTAGCTATCTAGTCCTGCGAGGTTGCTGGTGGTTTTCaaataatccattttttttgttgaaacatTTGTATTATTGTACACAATGCGAGGGGAACGCTCGCAGAACAACTTGAGCATGACCGATCATCAacggtttttattattattgcggtCGTTAGTACATGgcgtcatataaaataaaatgatataaatcattataatattatttattgaatccACTCAGCCATGGAATAATAtcgttcttttattaaaaatcaacaataatACAACctttattcgttttaaaattagtaCCCGTACATCTcgtatatttgtatacaattttaCTGGCAATCTAATCGATCTACTCGTATTGCTTTGATTAACCTGCGGTCGTCAAATCCGCAACAATAATTCCGCTTTGTCATGTCGTTATGTGTATGCTCTGCAATGTCACATGGAAAGCTAGAAGGTTAAAAAACCATAGTTTACTAACGCCATGCAGCAATCGAGAATTAGATCCCATTCAAATGACAAGCCATAGACGCGCGTTAGCAAAATGCTTGTTAATAACTATGTATTTTGATTGATCGTGGTTTTAACTATGCTGACGCGCGTTCCACATACAACATACGTATAGTTGCAAACGCGCATGTAATGCTTATCGTCTAAATGGGGTCTTAAATTCGTTATTTAACCTCCGCATAGGAATATTCCTATAATATTTCACAAGCATATTTGTTAACTACGTTACGATGATTTCAGGCAACCGAACATGATTGCTGATTATAGATGGAAATACTTTATATGGTACGCGCTATATGCGTGGGGTGTCCCAATATTACTGACTACGGCGATGGCTATTGTCAACTTTCATCCGGGTGACCACGAAAAACCTGGAATTGGATTAAACCACTGCTGGTTCTTCTGTAAGTTCactatactatattattagataccgcGGTTAAAATGTCAAAAGCAAGACTGTCTGATCAGGGAGctgaattttacataaatggTTTACTTATTTAATCCCTTCAGTTTacattggttaaaaaattatattattcaaaatacacatttttagaacaataaataatctatacttaaaatgatataaatactattttaaaaacttattcatTTCGCTTGAGTTATTAAAAACGATTGGTAAATTAGCATGATCTACTTTAAACTCTCTGTGATGTAAACTATGCTCAACACTTTATatgaaaaactaaatttaatacacTATATACAAAGACCATTAAAATGTTTGTCATACTAATACGTAATGAGAAACTGTTTGTTGTATCTTATCTAAAAAATGTAGAAAGTTCCGTCAGAATACGTGCAAacatgcatatttttataatttattaccattttCAGCTAAAGCATTACAATGGGCCTACATGTACAGTATAATGACGATACTCCTGATagcaaatatttgcattttcatCTACATATCTAGAATAATATGGAAGACTAGATTCACATCGAGTCATTTGAAAATCGTCAGATACAAGTAAGTATATTACGTAATATCACGTGAATTTAATGTTACATCACTTttgttcacaaaaaatatgtatatttgtgGCGGCAATGAACACACAGCGCCATCTGACGGACATCATCGGAACAACAATACGAAATAGATAATTAGAAGACCTAACCGCTCATCTGTCAAAGTGATTTGACAATTACGAACAAAATGCTGTTGGAAACTATGTATACCTACCTTTAATactgaattttatataattgttttcatGAAACATTTTGGCTTCAGGTTCATGATGACGATACGTCTGGTTATCCTTATGGGAATCCCGTGGGTTACAGAAATGATAAGCTCGTTAATGCCAAACACCATCATATGGTAAGACTAcgcaaattatataatattttgaggatattacgtatgtttattttataccattatttatataaatatgaataaaactagaactaaaataaatttacaataatagcTAAAAAGTTGATCATGAGCAGtgtcattattttgtaatatcaaaAGTAAAATACGAGTTCTTGTTACCTACTTAACACACGCGTTTCACACATACATATTAATGACGACGAAATGCAAATACCAGCTTCGAAAACATGCaccaagtaaaaaaatatatgaatatgttaatgtaatctaaataatatgttacaataaCTAACGCCTTGcctttaatgaaatatttataaaactaacacATGACAgtttgactttttaaaaaaaatacaaatcaatccAGACATTaggtattttttcttaaaaaatatataggtacttatgagttactaataatttaatatatatatatttcatattacagGACAATCGTCGACGTATTCAACACGCTTCAaggatttttgatatttttggtATTGGTCGTATTCCGCCTCCGTGTTATAAAGGCAATGCACGCGCACGGCTGGCTATGCTGTTTCTCAAAGCACGTCGACAAACACCTAGCGGCCAAGGAGGACGACGAAGACAACGTGATCCAGCACACCGAACTACCAACTATGGATACCTAAAAATCACAAttacttcacataccctcgaaattcttaccaagaattcttaggtatgaaGGTTACCTCATGATGATTTCCTTCGCCGGTAAAGCGAAGCCAATAATTCATTGATTAACGACAGacacgtaacttcgaaaagtgAGGGGTGTGTGACTTAAGTTTGAACCTGCTAACTTTCGTCTCGGCATACCGTATCATTCCCAACTAGACTATAGCgcgattaataattttactatttcctaaatactaataatatcgaATAATACATGAATACCAAAGAAAATATCTTTATGtacgtattatttaaatatttaggtcaACGcgaatacatttaattaatttgaaataatatctcTAATAAgtgttacttattattttattttgtgggtcacaattattttaatattaccatacgtttaaaatctatttttctcttactttcataaaaatatggaGTTTCCCTAGACAacaaactattaataattaaagttaaaagatggattgtaaaacaaataaattatggcTAAATTCATTTCCACGTTCATAACCACATCTCTATGTGGTTAATTATTGCTCATTAAGCTTGAAGATTTATTACAAAGCAAACAATGAATTGTTACGGTTTATAATTAACTAACGGTTGCTCGTGACTTCGTTCGAGCGAAACATTATAATATCGTGAGTCATCGAGACTGAGCATTCTATCGCAGTAGTTTTCGACTAATAGGGGACCGACCTGCGTTTGATTTTggacattattctatatgtaatgattaataatacgaaaaagaaaccctcctgcgaaaactgcatttaaattggttaaaaaatgagccagtaattcatatttcaaatattattatgtgccgaagtgggcgcgaagtgggaatatcgcttcatctctttctttcatacgcgtcgtaatgcctgatgacgtcacacgtgggtattgcgcctcttttctgtttttcggtacttaccccttctaccgaaattgaaagatttatagctttttgattttttactggatttaaataattctttctgtgttataattaagataacgtaaatatttgataataataaagaacaaaaatgagtccggtcccctattataatTGACCAATCTCAAAGGCAATCAATACCGACCTTACGACCCAGCTTTAAGCCGTTCGATAAGGTGGTAAACTAATGACTCTAGAAAGATGAacttttgttacattttttacgtTATATACGCAAAGTTAAATAATGGCTAAAATGGCAATGAATATTTAGTAGTAGGAAATAAGGATTTTTATAAGGAAGTTAGTCATTTTTGtagttaataacataaatttcgTATTTAAGTTAATGTTTATAGTTAAAAGTAAGAATCGGCGGTATATGATAGAATCATACACTATTTCTGTGATAATTGTAATGctgtaaattttgataaaatttatactgtCCAAAAACTTGATGACATGATCTTAGggccatattaataaatcactCTCATCTTTGAGGAAAatttcaagtagacatttaatgttttgaattatttaatttaaaattaatgttctcAGCTGAATCGACGctaatacataaacaaaagacAGCTCAGAATCTGTCACAATATGTGACTTGAAATGTTATTTCAGGtgatgttaatatgggtttatCTTAAATAGCGACTATGTTAAGATGCCGACCTacatttgacagcgtctcagctgatatcgatCTTGAGAGCGTAATTGAGTTGCATTTATAAATACGGCCCTTAGTGTTACACTTGGTAGTTAATGATATGACAAGTTAGCGCGCGCGGCCCTTGTTAGCCGAACGTAAACTCGGCCCTTGATGGCTAAGTATGAATTGTGCCCGAAATGGCTCAATATGAACAGTGCTAtggaaacaaatttattttatattgaagtaaTAGGGACGCACGCGAAGCGAATATTTGCtgatctaaaaaaatataaggttGCAAAGTACAGTCagtgtttttgaaaaaaatgtgccTAAGGGGAAAACATAAGTGACCAAAGTTCGTAGATATGGGAAGTTTGCCATTTTTGAAATAAGAGACACGAAAATTGATATTTAGGCTTGTGTCTCAATGTCgtcatttataatttgaaaataggcCAATAAAACCTATCAAATCTGCTTTAATGAAagctattaaaatgtttatcttgtaaaatataatatggagtttattacaataatgtgAAAACGCTCTTAGACTATGCCTTATTGGTTCTGGTTAATATACTTCGTTGCAATTTTATCAGTAATTGCTAAAATTAAGTCTGCTTTAATAAGTGtaaatagttattttgataagattttttatattttttatgtaagtagatAGGTAGTaagatatcaaatattttttttttacttaggctttaaataatgaatatacactgatattttttatactttttactatttctttattttaggaAGATTTACAGACAAATTATATCAGTAAAGGTTAAACACCAGATATAGTCCTATACTAATTACAAATCATCGCCAGTAAATAATGCATCGCAAtaccataaaattatataagaaaatgcattttataaagctgcatttattgtataaacaacagaattacataattttagtgTTCGTTTATCCTTGTAAGTATTAAGTacgtatacaaataaatttgtatcGATGTTTGTAACTGTTTGTAGTCTGTTTAATCTTAATAATCCTtcgtactaatgttataaaagtaaatatttagatgtttgtatgtttgttagaagtaaacgcagaaacaactgaacggatttggatgaaatgcgGCACACTGAGGATCATTGGAACATGTTCTAATTTAATAGAaatgctactttctatccagaaTATATGCTTCCGTACGAAAAATAAGATTCTTTAAGTAGATGGCCCTGCCGTATTTCAAATGGCGCTACTGATCGAAACAGTGATTTAGGGACTATTGTAGTGGGAAAGCTTATCCACGTGGGCGAAAGCGTGAGCAATTCgtaatagaattataatatacctgtgcttaattttttttgtatctaaatacatattcatgtaagtatacaaataaataaaagttaaaatgctttatttctgatttataatttactaaacaCTTTGTCGCACCTCCACTCTTGTAGCCTGCGTGTTAACAAACCAGACAGTCCTTGCTCCCTCCCATCACCGCACTCAATAACGttcgagaaaaaaatattactaagttCTACCTAAGGCTTTCTATAGCCTCTGTACAATTTTTTTCAACTGTCATTTCTAAAAACGGAGACCGAAAATATTTACCAAAGGTTAAAGGTTGGGTAGCCCGGGAATAAACCCTTGTTTAGGCCTGGTTATCTTTTCGGGTCAGGTTAAAAACCCTACGATTAATGTTATCGGTTTACAATCGCGTTATTACATTTTGCGTCAAAAATGTTTACTCTTATAATACACAGGAAAATGTCACTTCTGATGTATGAATTTGTATGGTCTTTTTcctttgtaaattataacaaaaaacatgTCATTTTAATGTAGCAGTTTTAGTTTTACGGATATTAAGGGACGTGGattttttgtactaaaattcactttttttcttttttatttattgctgcttgaatgagatgttatgtctctttatgtccagtagttacacttgctacaatgtccatcaaaccggaacacaacagtgactacatacacactgcagcttggcggccgaaatagacattgcggtggtacactACCAaggcggaccctcacatatgagagacctgccaccagtagTCAATCAGTTTAAGCTGTAAAATATTTACGTCAGGAAAAAGTTTTCGCTTATATGATTTGCACGAGGGAACTGTGTTAGGAGTCCTTATTTGAATACTCAAACAACAATCAGCTATCATATTTACGTTCCAGAATCCCTCATATTTATCCTCGATAGTGCGAATATCCCGGTGAAAGCATTTACCCTATTCTTCGCTTAGATCAACGAGATTTTCAGGAAAACAACCCAGATGGCTACAAGGGCAGTGAAGCTTAATGATCATGTCGCATTCACGCCGCTTGGAAGTGTATGAGCAACTATTGAAccacaattaaaacaaaaacaatcgGGATTATTTAGACACATTATTCTCGAGGAAGAtataatgaaaattgtttttttttatttctttggatTAATCAGAAACTACTGATTacagtttattgataaaatagtGAGTCGTAAAAGGGTTAACCATTTACCGCATAAAAATGTCAATTTGTATAACGCCTGCAATTATTACCCGCGCAAAATCAACTCGTGAACTACATTGCTCcaactaaaatagtattatgtttAACTACTTTACGTTTTACAAATGTACTAAATGtacctttttgtttttaaatagaaattacctattaattataagtaattgatTAGATTATGGTTTCCTTTTTAATGAAAAGGACACGGTGAAAAACGcacaaaaatatctaatattctatttattgtatttaggtACGTAACTGTGATGGACTTTCGGATTTGTTATCTTATAAGTACAATGTACATACAGAAATACgtaagcagttctcaccagagaaaaCGGAAAAGAAACTATGGTGGTACCATCTTTGAAAAtcaatttaaagtataaattacaGTGCATGATAGCCATCTGCATCTTCACCCATGTTACACAGATGTAGCCGACCCGCTTAATTCACCATACAGCAAAGGATTGTTAGCAATAAAAACATActcttaaaaaaattgcaaagatGTATGCTATGAAATTAGTTCTAAATACGTGACCATCATCCATTTTCCACTAGATCATCGTTGTTCTTTGTATGTTTGAATAACTTTTGTAACTTAGCAATCCCTACTCCTTTGTAAATTTCACACTCGCCTTTTCTCTCCAAAGGACGAGGAAAAGATGCAACTAGTGCACACACTTTTATGCTATGTTCATTCTGTCCAGTGATGTAATGGGACGATTCAATTTCGGTCTTGgttataaattccagactccaggctgatgctGAGCGGAAAAACTATTGAATATCACTTTATCCTACCAGGCGACTGACCCTAAAACATCAGCGCGGCAGCCGTACTTGCTTCAGTACATCTACATCCTCGCGgtagttttaaaattcataagaTTTGTTGGCGTAATACAAAAAAGTAAGTTATAATCGCATGTTCGATACAGAGGCCCTGGAACTAATATGCTTGTATTTTCCTATCAGTAAAATGaactagaatattttataagtagaaaaaaagattaaaatgaGACGTCAATTATGTAGGTcgatttgatttattaatattcaataaaatatctaacccATGCGCTAGTTTCAACGagatttacaaacatttacaatCTAATCTTATTTATTCGTaacattaatatgttatatcaaaaaaaaagtaattaaaaaccGTATCCAATAAACGTTATAAATCACACTAGTGAAGTTTCGCGAATTATTCAATCAGAATAGTATTCAATTTAATCGATACTAatgaatcatattataattctatatcATGTATGACAAATGTCCAATACCGATGTTGACAGTTACATCGTTTTGAAAACGTTTTAGTTTTTAACAGAGAATCGATAGCAATTAGTGGTGTGAAGATAGACAGTATTAACTCATTCGACACTCGAACGCGATCCGTGTGTCCGCCGCTTGTGAATCCTGTGCTctgaactaaatattatatttggacaTAATGAAGGTGAGTTTTGGACATTTACgacaataacatattatgacatacgaataagaaaatttaattaagcaATAATTAATTGGTTATTCGTAATAACTGTGCTTATTTTTCAACCAGTCGAGGGTAGATGTTAAGACGTACACATTTGAACTTCGAGTGTAGCGGTTACTTAGATACTATGATATTACTAAACATGCATTATAAGTCACTCTATTTGACCATAATGattgtgaatattattattagtttagtgTTAAAATGTGATGATTTTTGCATTTGAGTATGAAATAGCTATCCACCCCGTCTCACCAACTCAGGGTCACGTTTCACATTGACTAATGAAAAATAAGCTTATGTAAACTATTTAATGTGAATATAAACGAATTAcatgtgtttattatattataatagttctgCAGTTATGTTTTGACTTGTTAAGTGCATTGAACGATAAGCTTGagttattaaattgtttaaaatcatAGTGACACGGAGGGCATCGACTGACTGGTGTTGCGTACTAAATATAAACATCAAACAAGGTCCGCAGGTCACCAGCATCAGCAGTCGACATTACTCGACCTTACCACCACCTTACTTCTGAAGGCTTTAGCAGAGATTACACAATTTTAGGGGAttttacctattaattagtACTACTTGCTGAGGGCATCcttgagattttttatttttgcttgttTTATGAGGGTTATTATAAtccatttatttgtaaagatcAAATCGTAGAGGTTCCAATCACAAAATTTCACTTTTAGGGTCCCGTACCGCAAagggaacccttataggatcagtTTTGTCCATCAGTAAGTTTGTCAATACCCTGTTTCTCCGGAACGCGTAGAgctattaaattgaaatttatatgtaataattttagctGTGAAATAATGAAACTCGTAAGACAACGTGATCAAATAATACCATCGTTTATGTTGCATATTTCATAAGATTTCATCATGAAATTTGACAAGAAGCTATGTCTTATAGCATAccatgtaaaggaaaaatctgaaaacccTAAGTATGTACTTGTGTGCGTGTCCAACTAGCATTGGGCCgaattttttaacttttaataggTACTCAACAAATGGGAAAGAAccgataaaaagtaattttcatccATCATTGCTTATTTATCTGGACATTGTATGAAAGCAATCGTACCGATGCTTTCAgataagcatttatttttaaaactctgtGCTGCAGGACCgggaaataaatagtaaaaaaaactaatgaaaaCGATAAAACACAGATTAAACCCGATAGCATTTTGTCGTAATGAGACAGTATGGCAAATTTTTTATCGTATATTATTCGCTTTTAAAagggtataaataaatagattaggtaccctatttcattttaaataaataaaattataaattgactgcctcggtggcgtagttgtattgcacgtccggtacaatagcgctctgaggtcctgggttcgaatcccgggtcaggcaaagtgatatttgggtttttctgctcagtatcagcccggagtctggaatttgtgcccgatatggcgataggctcgccccctatcacatcatgggacggaacatacttgacgaaaagtgggtgccctagttgcgcctctgcataccccttcggggataaaatgcgtgatgttatgtaatgtaatgtatgtatgtatgtaaattataaattcaattaaatagcATCGTAGACACTTAGCTGTATTATAATACGGACACATACATAGTATGAGTAGGTATTGACATTAATTATTTGCCTCTTCACTTACTCTTCAAACGAATGCACTTTAGAATTTATCTTGCTTCTTGGTATAGGTGCTTAACGTACTATTAAATTgacaatttcaaatttcgaacaattttcaaattctatgcaaaatattcaaaataatcatTCAATTTACCCAATTATCATATAGTAGGAATGTTCGTTATTTGCTACCATAGGCAATAGAAGtgttcttataaaattaattactttccTGGTCTGTAGATTTAAAGGCTATCCCTTTACACCTCCCTATGTTTATGGACGGACAAACGCTTTATCTCTCTCACACTTTTCTGCCCCTATTCACTTAAAAGCCGGATAGAACAACTCAATCCAATTTTTAACTAATGCTGGACTAAGTACTTACTAAAATGTAATTCgaatacattaattatagtaTTAGAAACGTCACTTGGATTTTAATAGATCATATATGTTTTGCGGCTTCGACATTAACCCTAGAGAGGCCCAGTTTAATCTTACGTATGCGACAATAGATATACACCTACGCTCCCtcgctgataatatttttttataaaaaactcaATGGCGAGATGAGTACGTGATGGTAACCTGTTATAGCGATAATGAGGTATATATGGCGTTCACTAGCATCCAGGGTTTTTAATTGGATACCAAGCGGCTGATATTGTTCTGTTGTACAGAATTATTCTACGCCAACTCGTATACAAAGCTAAATCTGTCCTGTCCAGATAAAGAGTAAATTTCATGTAAACACtgactttttgtttattttaaacatttctctTAAaagtatactttatttttattttattttatttaaggggTTTAACGATGGTCAACTGAGCTATGAAAGtaaagattaattttatatggaaatgaTATATTGATGCaagtataaaatgtatctaCATATTATGCTAAAAACAATTCCAAAATTGCAGTTGtagtgtttttattgaattcttTGGCGCGACGAGCAACGCGTTCGACTGATGGGGAGTAACACGCCTGCCTACAAACTAATAACAATACAACACagaacattacattataaagcactttttatgttatacgcttgttagcctgacaaagg comes from the Manduca sexta isolate Smith_Timp_Sample1 chromosome 13, JHU_Msex_v1.0, whole genome shotgun sequence genome and includes:
- the LOC115443414 gene encoding G-protein coupled receptor Mth2, with the protein product MMLSIFLFMFILLRSSALDVRECCSDGEVILPIKQGHYCWDKARNTTSNYTLVCKEYYITLARFNVSDTGALLIPLRNKSFEHTGDFCVGTQITNLSQSKLRPLAILCSDEEDQIIDDHILGYCMIVSVIFLAITAGIYTALPELRDLQGKSIINFCISLAIGLSILTIMKIMEYSDMNLCAVRGFLAYFFMIASFFWTNAISIQVLITTRQPNMIADYRWKYFIWYALYAWGVPILLTTAMAIVNFHPGDHEKPGIGLNHCWFFSKALQWAYMYSIMTILLIANICIFIYISRIIWKTRFTSSHLKIVRYKFMMTIRLVILMGIPWVTEMISSLMPNTIIWTIVDVFNTLQGFLIFLVLVVFRLRVIKAMHAHGWLCCFSKHVDKHLAAKEDDEDNVIQHTELPTMDT